One genomic region from Nilaparvata lugens isolate BPH chromosome 3, ASM1435652v1, whole genome shotgun sequence encodes:
- the LOC120350310 gene encoding zinc finger and SCAN domain-containing protein 2-like — translation MENILLGPQEGNASNNVPEAGAAQEDVRLLQLLMQQLVAVVIEVTVALADASVGNVDVDELAPSLGYQPIGDTECEERVNDFGYGEELSTVGGELEAAACPSIQLKRKPDKCGHCSYTTANPQQLMQHFQTNHADQYPFVCDFCDFRCLERKTLNLHTRTEHAGEKRFSCEFCDYKAVRLIYLKRHVVVHSDEKRFSCEFCDFKTRYHSNLRTHLRNHTDEKPYRCELCEYSSRFLSNLKTHQRTHTGDKLFSCGHCDYKTSFSGNLKKHVKSHN, via the exons ATGGAGAATATTCTGCTGGGTCCGCAAGAGGGAAATGCTAGTAATAATGTGCCAGAAGCAGGTGCTGCACAGGAGGACGTCCGGCTGCTCCAGCTGCTTATGCAGCAACTCGTGGCCGTCGTGATTGAGGTCACGGTCGCACTCGCTGACGCCTCTGTCGGGAACGTGGACGTGGACGAGTTGGCCCCATCATTAGGCTACCAGCCAATAGGAG ATACAGAGTGTGAAGAAAGAGTTAACGATTTTGGGTATGGCGAAGAGTTGTCCACTGTTGGTGGTGAATTGGAGGCAGCTGCGTGTCCCAGCATCCAGCTGAAACGGAAGCCTGACAAATGTGGCCACTGCAGTTACACAACTGCCAACCCACAACAGCTGATGCAACATTTCCAAACCAACCATGCCGACCAGTACCCGTTCGTTTGTGATTTCTGCGATTTCCGATGCTTGGAACGAAAAACGCTCAATTTGCACACGAGGACGGAACACGCAGGCGAAAAACGcttcagctgcgagttttgcGACTACAAAGCGGTGCGACTGATCTACTTGAAGCGACACGTGGTCGTGCATTCCGACGAAAAACGGTTCAGCTGTGAGTTTTGTGATTTCAAGACCCGCTACCATAGCAACCTGCGGACCCATCTGCGGAACCATACCGATGAAAAGCCTTACAGATGTGAGTTGTGTGAATACAGCTCGCGGTTTCTGAGCAACCTGAAAACGCATCAGAGGACACACACTGGTGATAAACTGTTCAGTTGCGGTCATTGTGATTATAAAACCTCGTTCTCAGGTAACCTGAAGAAGCATGTCAAGAGCCACAATTGA
- the LOC120350309 gene encoding zinc finger protein 544-like: protein MENILLGPQEGNASNNVPEAGAAQEDVRLLQLLMQQLMAIVIEVTVALADASVGNVDVDELAPSLGYQPIGEKDPVVLLDKFVMPIELQNNFKWKKLSSKIVLDSIHNECEERVYDFGNGEELSTVGGVETFGEMEAAACPSIQLKRKPDKCGRCSYTTANPQQLMQHFQTNHADQYPFVCDFCDFRCLERKTLNLHTRTEHAGEKRFSCEFCDYKAVRLIYLKRHVVVHSDEKRFSCEFCDFKTRYHSNLRTHLRNHTDEKPYRCELCEYSSRFLSNLKTHQRTHTGDKLFSCDHCDYKTSFSGNLKKHVKSHK, encoded by the exons ATGGAGAATATTCTGCTGGGTCCGCAAGAGGGAAATGCTAGTAATAATGTGCCAGAAGCAGGTGCTGCACAGGAGGACGTCCGGCTGCTCCAGCTGCTTATGCAGCAACTCATGGCCATCGTGATCGAGGTCACGGTCGCACTCGCTGACGCCTCTGTCGGGAACGTGGACGTGGACGAGTTGGCCCCATCATTAGGCTACCAGCCAATAGGAG AGAAAGACCCAGTAGTGTTACTTGATAAGTTTGTCATGCCAATtgaacttcaaaataattttaaatggaaGAAGTTGAGCTCTAAAATTGTTCTGGATAGT ATACATAACGAGTGTGAAGAAAGAGTTTACGATTTTGGGAATGGCGAAGAGTTGTCTACTGTTGGTGGTGTAGAGACTTTTGGTGAAATGGAGGCAGCTGCGTGTCCCAGCATCCAGCTGAAACGGAAGCCTGACAAATGTGGCCGCTGCAGTTACACAACTGCCAACCCACAACAGCTGATGCAACATTTCCAAACCAACCATGCCGACCAGTACCCGTTCGTTTGTGATTTCTGCGATTTCCGATGCTTGGAACGAAAAACGCTCAACTTGCACACGCGGACGGAACACGCAGGCGAAAAACGcttcagctgcgagttttgcGACTACAAAGCGGTACGACTGATCTACTTGAAGCGACACGTGGTCGTGCATTCCGACGAAAAGCGGTTCAGCTGTGAGTTTTGTGATTTCAAGACCCGCTACCATAGCAACCTACGGACCCATCTGCGGAACCATACCGATGAAAAGCCTTACAGATGTGAGTTGTGTGAATACAGCTCGCGGTTTCTGAGCAACCTGAAAACGCATCAGAGGACACACACTGGTGATAAACTGTTCAGTTGCGATCATTGTGATTATAAAACCTCGTTCTCAGGTAACCTGAAGAAGCATGTCAAGAGCCACaaatga